The genomic region CAGGGTCCAGGATTCGTACTGCGCGGCCAGGATCAGGAACACGAAGACGAGGCCGAAGGCGAAGGCGAGCCCCGAGGTCCCCCCCGCGCTCTTCTCTTCGTAGGCGAGCCCCGACCAGGCAAAGGAGTACCCCGCCGGCAGCACCTCGCCTGCCACCTCCTCCATCGCCTGCAACGCCTGCCCCGAGCTGAACCCTTCGGCCGCGTTGCCGTTCACCTTGGCTGCCGGGAAGCCGTTGAAATGCGGCAGGATGTTGGGACCGGTGACCCAGCTGGTGGTGATCACCGCGGAGAGCGGGACCATCTCGCCATTGCGGGAGCGGGTGTAGAGCCTGGCGATGTCACCCGGGTTCTGGCGGAATTCCGGCGAGGACTGCAGTATCACCCACCAGACCCGGCTGAACTCGTTGAACTGGCTTGCCGTCAGTGAGCCGAACTGCGCCTGGATGGCATTGTAGACGTCCTGCACCGGGACCTCCAGGAGGTTCGCCTTGTCCCTGTCCACCTCGACCCGGAGCTGCTGCGCCGTCGCCTTGAAGGTGGTGTTGAGGCCGGAGAGTTCCTTGCGCTGGCGCGCCTTTTCCAGGAAGGTGCGGGTCACCTGCTCGAGTTGCGCCGGTTCCCTCGACTCCTTGTCCTGGATCCAGAACTCGAAGCCCCCCGATACGCCGATGCCGGGGACAGCCGGGGGGGCGACCGGGTAGACGGTCGCCGTGGTGATCTTCTTCGCCTCCTTGTAGACGTTCACCAGCACCGCGCGCGCGTTCTCGGCCAGCGCCTTTTTCACCGACTGGTAACGCTCCTCGAAAGGTTTCAGCGTCACGAAGAAGGTGCCGTTGTTGGTGCTGTAGCTCCCGTCCAGAAGGCTGTAGCCGGAGATCTGGGTCCTGTTCTCGACCCCCGGGGTCCCGGCGAAGATGCGGTCCACGCGGTCGGCGACCTCCATGGTCCGCTCCAGGCTCGCTGCATCGGGAAGGAAGATGGCCGACATGACGTACCCCTGGTCCTCGTTGGGAACGAAACTCGTGGGGATAGCCCGGAACAGGTGCACGATCCCGTAGACGAGAACCACCAGAAGAAGGAGCGCTACGGCCATCCGCCTGATGACCAGGACCACCCCCCTGCCGAAGGCCCGGGTGAAACGGTCGAACTGGCGGTTGAACCAGGCGAAGGGCCCCCTGGTCGGGGGGGGCGAGTGGCGCAGCAAAAGGCTGCTCAGGGCCGGCGTGAGGGTGAGCGCCACGAAGCCGGAGATGGCCACCGATATGGCGATGGTGATGGCGAACTGCTTGTAGAGCTGACCTGTGGTCCCCGGGAGGAAGGCGGCGGAGACGAAGACGGCCCCCATGACCAGCACCGTGGCGATGACAGGGCTCGTGACTTCCCCCATCGCCTTGATGGTCGCCTCCCTGGGAGAGAGGTGGCACTGGGACATGTTCCGTTCCACGTTCTCGACCACGACGATGGCGTCGTCGACCACAATTCCAATGGCGAGTACCAGGCCGAACAGGGTGAGGAGGTTGATGGAGAAGCCCAGCGAGAGCATCACCGGGAAGGAACCGATGAGGGCGACGAAGATGGCGATGGCGCAGATGATGGTGGCGCGGAAGTTCTGCAGGAATAGGAACACCACCAGCACCACCAGCACGATTGCCTCGATCAGGGTGTCCTGTACCTCCTTGATGGAGAGCCGGACGAACTCGGTGGTGTC from Citrifermentans bremense harbors:
- a CDS encoding efflux RND transporter permease subunit produces the protein MFSRFFIERPVFAAVVSIIICIAGVVALFAMPVEQYPPITPVQVTVQATYPGADSRTLADSVAAPLEAQINGIDNMLYMSSTSSSSGMLTITVYFGLNTDPDVAQVQVQNRVNLAVPQLPVAVTQQGVSVQKKTSSIMMLICITSRESRYSSEYIANYANVYVLDALKRVPGAGQASIMGVADQAMRIWMDPERMASLGITTSDIQQAVSTQNSQFGAGQIGQQPNAGAVQMTFPVVTQRPFTRAEEYDNIILRASQDGSAIVRLKDVARAEVGLRQYVMDSKLNGRPATLIAIYQQPGANGLKVSREIRNTLEEMKKRFPSGIDYVVSLDTTEFVRLSIKEVQDTLIEAIVLVVLVVFLFLQNFRATIICAIAIFVALIGSFPVMLSLGFSINLLTLFGLVLAIGIVVDDAIVVVENVERNMSQCHLSPREATIKAMGEVTSPVIATVLVMGAVFVSAAFLPGTTGQLYKQFAITIAISVAISGFVALTLTPALSSLLLRHSPPPTRGPFAWFNRQFDRFTRAFGRGVVLVIRRMAVALLLLVVLVYGIVHLFRAIPTSFVPNEDQGYVMSAIFLPDAASLERTMEVADRVDRIFAGTPGVENRTQISGYSLLDGSYSTNNGTFFVTLKPFEERYQSVKKALAENARAVLVNVYKEAKKITTATVYPVAPPAVPGIGVSGGFEFWIQDKESREPAQLEQVTRTFLEKARQRKELSGLNTTFKATAQQLRVEVDRDKANLLEVPVQDVYNAIQAQFGSLTASQFNEFSRVWWVILQSSPEFRQNPGDIARLYTRSRNGEMVPLSAVITTSWVTGPNILPHFNGFPAAKVNGNAAEGFSSGQALQAMEEVAGEVLPAGYSFAWSGLAYEEKSAGGTSGLAFAFGLVFVFLILAAQYESWTLPGSIMTAVPFGVLGALLFNWMRGLQNDVYFQIGLLVLVGLGAKNALLRVTFAVELRKQGRSLLDATIEAGELRLRPIVMTSLAFICGVFPLAVAMGAGANARHSIGTGIIGGMIGEATLAMLYVPLFFYIFGSWSERRKRGKLPSGEKPGSAGQAPPSGEPGEEGKPGAGKEVI